A genomic window from Polaribacter gangjinensis includes:
- a CDS encoding LTA synthase family protein → MKNFTKSIIFLLSYTFFWIGYFVFARIFFLIYYLEKSKEIGFLESLKTFFYGFQLDLSFASYLSIIPFLLIAFSKIIATKKIIPIINFFTYFCIIFISLLLFIDAGLYQAWGIRLDTSLLPYLNTPELMISSASKSQLISGVIGWIAVSVSFSLLYKFIVIPKLATIIYKSWREFPAFLLIFGALVIPIRGGFQTIPVNQSNVYFSENMFANHASLNFTWNFFNTIAHKTDGKNPYVAFPTVIANTIIENSRKPLLKAPKTDILTTSKPNIILILWESLSAKVVGSLGGELDVTPNLDCLSEEGMLFTNFYSNGDRTDKGIPAILSGYYPQPVERIMRMPNKTRSLTMLPKKMYELGYETSYYYGGDLNFGNMNTYLRNAGISKIVDGNDFDEEDWNSKWGAHDDVFMQRFSDDLSTEQKEPFFKIALTLSSHEPYEIKGEYKFGKDTEDNLYRSAHHYTDSIIGKFVDFAKTQTWYKNTLIVIMADHGHTSPAHEGPYFSPKKFHIPMLWLGGAIKKPGTKIDAVSSQVDFSYTLLQLLNGDVTGFDFGKNMFQVHNGQYAHYTFNKGFGTLTKEGVFVFDFVSNIPILSEGKNAKKLDSLGKAITQMSYQDFLDRK, encoded by the coding sequence ATGAAAAACTTTACAAAAAGTATTATTTTCTTACTTTCGTACACCTTCTTTTGGATTGGATATTTTGTATTTGCACGTATATTTTTCTTGATTTATTATCTAGAAAAATCTAAAGAAATCGGATTTTTAGAGAGTCTTAAAACCTTCTTTTATGGTTTTCAACTCGATCTTTCATTTGCGTCTTATTTGAGCATTATTCCTTTTTTACTCATTGCTTTTTCAAAAATAATTGCGACTAAAAAAATCATTCCGATCATCAATTTCTTTACGTATTTCTGCATCATTTTTATCAGTTTACTACTTTTTATTGATGCAGGTTTGTATCAGGCTTGGGGAATTCGTTTAGATACTTCTTTGCTACCCTATTTAAATACGCCTGAATTGATGATTTCATCCGCATCAAAATCACAATTAATTTCAGGAGTAATTGGTTGGATTGCAGTGTCAGTTTCTTTTAGTTTACTTTATAAATTCATTGTCATTCCAAAATTAGCAACAATCATTTATAAAAGTTGGAGAGAATTTCCTGCGTTTTTATTGATTTTTGGAGCATTAGTAATCCCAATTCGTGGAGGATTTCAAACAATTCCTGTAAATCAAAGCAATGTGTATTTTTCTGAAAATATGTTTGCAAATCATGCTTCGTTAAATTTTACTTGGAATTTTTTCAATACCATTGCTCACAAAACGGATGGAAAAAATCCGTATGTAGCTTTTCCAACTGTAATTGCAAATACCATCATTGAAAACTCAAGAAAACCTTTATTAAAGGCTCCAAAAACGGATATTTTAACTACGTCAAAACCCAATATTATTTTGATTCTTTGGGAAAGTTTATCGGCAAAAGTGGTTGGTTCATTGGGTGGTGAACTTGATGTAACTCCGAATTTAGATTGCCTTTCTGAAGAAGGAATGTTATTCACGAATTTTTATTCAAATGGAGATAGAACAGACAAAGGAATTCCTGCGATTTTAAGTGGCTATTATCCACAACCTGTTGAGCGAATTATGCGAATGCCAAACAAAACAAGAAGCTTGACAATGTTACCCAAAAAGATGTATGAATTGGGTTATGAAACTTCCTATTATTATGGAGGTGATTTGAATTTTGGCAATATGAATACCTATTTGAGAAATGCTGGAATTTCAAAAATTGTTGATGGAAATGATTTTGACGAAGAAGATTGGAATTCAAAATGGGGTGCTCATGATGATGTTTTTATGCAACGTTTTTCAGATGATTTATCAACTGAACAAAAGGAACCCTTTTTTAAAATCGCATTGACTTTATCAAGCCACGAACCATACGAAATTAAAGGGGAATATAAATTTGGAAAAGACACTGAAGATAATTTATACAGAAGTGCACATCATTATACAGACAGTATTATAGGGAAATTTGTGGATTTTGCAAAAACGCAAACTTGGTATAAAAATACCTTGATTGTCATTATGGCTGATCATGGTCATACCTCACCAGCTCATGAAGGTCCTTATTTTTCGCCAAAAAAATTCCATATTCCAATGCTTTGGTTGGGTGGTGCTATAAAAAAGCCAGGCACAAAAATAGATGCTGTTTCTAGTCAAGTTGATTTTTCTTACACCTTATTACAATTGTTGAATGGAGATGTAACTGGATTTGATTTTGGTAAAAATATGTTTCAAGTTCATAATGGACAATATGCACATTACACTTTTAATAAAGGATTTGGAACATTGACAAAAGAGGGCGTTTTTGTATTTGACTTCGTGAGTAACATCCCAATTTTATCTGAAGGAAAAAACGCAAAAAAATTAGATTCTTTAGGTAAAGCCATCACACAAATGTCTTATCAAGATTTTTTAGACAGAAAATAA
- the tsaD gene encoding tRNA (adenosine(37)-N6)-threonylcarbamoyltransferase complex transferase subunit TsaD: MEKSIYILGIESSCDDTSAAVICNGKVLSNVIANQEVHAQYGGVVPELASRAHQQNIVPVVQQALHQANITKNDLSAIAFTKGPGLMGSLLVGTSFAKSLALGLQIPLIDVNHMQAHILAHFIDNETPKPPFPFICLTISGGHTQIVKITDYFSMEILGETIDDAVGEAFDKSAKILGLPYPGGPLIDKYAQLGNPKAFPFSKPQVADLNFSFSGLKTAILYFLQKEQQKNQNFISENLNDICASIQFTIIEILMDKLKKAVKQTGIKHIAIAGGVSANSEIRKSLQNAEKHLGWKTYIPKFEYTTDNAAMIAITGYLKFLNNNYADISTAVKARLKVTE; this comes from the coding sequence ATGGAAAAATCCATTTACATATTGGGTATTGAATCTTCTTGTGATGACACGAGTGCTGCAGTAATTTGCAATGGAAAAGTTTTAAGTAATGTTATTGCCAATCAAGAAGTGCATGCGCAATATGGAGGAGTTGTTCCTGAATTGGCTTCAAGAGCGCATCAACAAAATATTGTTCCTGTTGTGCAACAAGCTTTACATCAAGCAAATATTACCAAAAATGATTTGTCAGCAATTGCCTTCACAAAAGGTCCTGGATTAATGGGTTCATTATTGGTTGGAACTTCGTTTGCAAAATCACTAGCTTTAGGATTGCAAATTCCGTTGATTGATGTCAATCACATGCAAGCGCATATTTTAGCGCATTTTATTGACAACGAAACTCCAAAACCTCCCTTTCCATTTATTTGTTTGACAATTAGTGGTGGACACACACAAATTGTAAAAATAACGGACTATTTTTCAATGGAAATTTTAGGGGAAACTATTGATGATGCTGTTGGAGAAGCTTTTGACAAATCAGCTAAAATTTTAGGATTGCCTTATCCTGGAGGACCTTTGATTGACAAATATGCACAATTAGGAAATCCGAAAGCGTTTCCATTTTCAAAACCTCAAGTTGCCGATTTGAATTTTAGTTTCAGCGGATTAAAAACAGCCATTTTATATTTTTTACAAAAAGAACAGCAAAAAAATCAGAATTTTATTTCAGAAAATTTGAATGATATTTGTGCATCAATTCAATTTACAATTATAGAAATTTTGATGGACAAACTTAAAAAAGCAGTTAAACAAACAGGAATCAAACACATTGCAATTGCAGGTGGCGTTTCAGCCAATTCTGAAATCAGAAAAAGTTTGCAAAATGCTGAAAAACATTTGGGCTGGAAAACCTACATTCCAAAATTTGAATATACTACAGATAATGCTGCAATGATTGCCATCACTGGATATTTAAAATTTTTGAACAACAATTATGCTGATATTTCAACTGCTGTAAAAGCGCGATTAAAAGTCACTGAATAA
- a CDS encoding translocation/assembly module TamB domain-containing protein: MFQKLGKWLGYLVLFLLFVSIIFSIPFVQTKIGTYFTKIINEDFKTNIVIEKVDFSFIGSVNLKGVKIKDHHQDTLIYVSKLRTSLVNFKRILDNQVNLKNISLDGVDFHLKTYKGETNDNLSIFIELFDDGKPRDSLTPPFILKSSNIYINNLNFRVVDANNIDSISYQIFKAGGNLQDFSVVGPDFSTKIRGLYFTDSYNLQVTNLSTDFKYTLSGMNFKNTTLQTQFSSINGDIKLSYKREDLVDFNNKVNIKAKFSESSLAIKDLQKFYGELSGEHNIDFRGNLNGTLNNFGLEKFKLTTNGGIKIEGDLSFVNAVNTENGFVFQGDFKNLIATQKELKSILPNLLGKTLPSSFDKLGQFNIQGNVFATPTQVIADVTLNSSIGKAIADLEIGNVDNIDFATYSGNVSLESFRIGAIFNDPTFGKVSLKGTVKGSGFRLDNINTKFNGAISQMVYNDYNYKNITANGQYQNNKFDGVLAIDDANFKMKFNGLADLSAKVNRFDFKSEITYLNLKNTNLFSRDSISKLKGTIEIDVEGNTFDDIVGNATFKDIFYTNEKQEFSFKEFKFTSSIKDSIKTIEVKSEDIADGYLTGKFSFDEIVQVSQNALGSIYNNYEPYKVAPNQYLDFNFTIYNQIVSVFFPEVSIDNNTKIKGKIQSNKNQLKLTISSPKIDAYGNELKDVLLRTDNQNPLYNSHLTASEVNTKYYNVSKLNLLNRTENDTLFFKSEFKGGANNNEDFNLDFYYTINKEKKSVLGFEESTFVFKNTAWKINPDEKNSDKITFDLKNDEFSFSQFKIVSGEQKIEFTGSLRGSNEIFLLADFNKVNLESFLPKIDSLSLKGKVTGHLDFIKKDNVYNPEAILVIKDFEINKFKQGELAINIKGDNSYQKYSVDMSINNEKARSIAAIGSIDFSDKKPLIDLEVFLEDYTLEAFSPLGQDVISSLRGNVSGNFTLIGFLGNPEMEGYLRLKNAGLKFPYLNVDYDFEGESTISLLEQSFILEDLKIFDTKHKTRGILSGNISHRNFEQWFLDLKIDTKNLLVLDTENTEDALFYGTAFMDGSATISGLTDQLSIEINGKTNPKTVFVVPLKDIETVDSFGLIHFKSDALKIEQRQREAAEEAIKGLTLNIDIEVTKDAEAQVVIDEVYGSKLTGRGSGDLQIRINTRGMFNMFGDFTIDSGVYDFKYGGIINKPFIIQKGGTVSWNGNPYEANLDVTAIYKAKANPGVLLENYNSTRKENIDLVTRISGGLFSSKQELDIKLTNVDPTIANELEFILNDNNINEKTTQFISLLAFGTFRNPDRVSFDINNSITGTASSAIAAAFSSLLNSPDSKFQLGFDYQQGNNNINNLIINDQVDVSFSTQLSDRVIINGELGVPVGSQTQASVIGEVKVEFLLNKEGNFRGVIFNRQNEIQYTTEEIGYTQGIGLTYQVNFNNFSELLTRIRRKIKLKKEPSKTETVKKEAEKENNSGD; the protein is encoded by the coding sequence TTGTTCCAAAAATTAGGAAAATGGCTGGGGTATTTAGTCCTCTTTTTGCTTTTTGTGAGCATTATATTTTCTATTCCTTTCGTTCAAACGAAAATCGGAACGTATTTTACCAAGATAATTAATGAGGACTTCAAAACGAATATTGTCATAGAAAAAGTCGATTTCTCTTTTATTGGATCCGTTAATTTAAAAGGCGTAAAAATAAAAGATCACCATCAAGATACCTTGATTTATGTCTCAAAATTAAGAACTTCCTTAGTCAATTTTAAACGAATTTTAGACAATCAAGTCAATTTAAAAAACATTTCTTTGGATGGTGTTGACTTTCATTTGAAAACGTATAAAGGCGAAACCAATGATAATTTGAGTATTTTTATTGAACTTTTTGATGATGGTAAACCCAGAGATTCTTTAACTCCGCCTTTTATTTTAAAATCCTCAAATATTTACATCAATAACCTAAATTTTAGAGTTGTTGATGCTAATAATATAGATTCTATTAGTTATCAAATTTTCAAAGCAGGTGGAAATTTGCAAGATTTTTCGGTTGTAGGACCTGATTTTTCTACTAAAATCAGAGGTTTGTACTTCACAGACTCTTATAATTTACAGGTAACAAACTTATCCACTGATTTTAAGTATACCTTATCAGGGATGAACTTTAAAAATACCACTCTGCAAACTCAATTTTCATCAATCAATGGCGATATTAAACTCAGTTATAAACGCGAAGATTTAGTTGATTTTAATAACAAAGTGAATATCAAAGCCAAGTTTTCTGAAAGTAGTTTGGCAATTAAAGATTTACAAAAATTTTATGGGGAATTGTCTGGTGAGCACAATATTGATTTTCGTGGAAATTTAAACGGAACATTGAATAACTTTGGCTTAGAAAAGTTCAAATTGACCACAAATGGAGGTATCAAAATTGAAGGAGATTTGAGTTTTGTAAATGCCGTAAATACTGAAAATGGGTTTGTTTTTCAGGGAGATTTTAAAAATTTGATAGCAACTCAAAAAGAATTGAAAAGTATTTTGCCCAATTTGTTAGGAAAAACTTTGCCTTCTTCATTTGATAAATTAGGTCAATTCAATATTCAAGGTAATGTTTTTGCAACACCTACTCAAGTAATTGCAGACGTAACTTTAAATTCAAGCATTGGAAAAGCAATTGCTGATTTAGAAATTGGTAATGTTGATAACATCGATTTTGCTACTTATAGCGGAAATGTTTCACTTGAAAGTTTTAGAATAGGTGCCATATTTAATGATCCAACGTTTGGAAAAGTTTCTTTAAAAGGAACTGTAAAAGGAAGTGGATTTCGATTGGACAATATCAATACAAAATTCAACGGAGCAATTTCTCAAATGGTTTATAATGATTATAACTACAAAAATATTACCGCAAACGGACAATATCAAAACAATAAGTTTGATGGAGTTTTAGCCATTGATGATGCCAATTTTAAAATGAAATTCAATGGTTTGGCTGATTTGTCAGCAAAAGTCAACAGATTTGATTTTAAATCAGAGATAACTTACTTGAATTTAAAAAACACCAATCTTTTTTCGAGAGATTCCATATCAAAATTAAAAGGAACTATCGAAATTGATGTTGAAGGAAATACCTTTGATGATATTGTTGGAAATGCCACTTTTAAAGACATTTTTTACACAAACGAAAAACAAGAATTTAGCTTTAAAGAATTTAAATTTACATCATCTATTAAAGATTCAATCAAAACGATTGAAGTAAAATCTGAAGATATTGCTGATGGTTATTTAACCGGAAAATTTTCTTTTGATGAAATTGTACAAGTTTCTCAAAACGCACTTGGTAGCATTTATAACAATTACGAACCTTATAAAGTAGCTCCAAATCAATATTTAGATTTTAATTTCACCATTTACAATCAAATAGTTTCCGTCTTTTTTCCAGAAGTTTCTATTGATAATAACACAAAAATAAAAGGCAAAATACAGTCTAATAAAAATCAATTAAAACTTACTATTTCATCTCCTAAAATTGATGCTTATGGCAACGAATTGAAAGATGTTTTGTTGCGAACAGACAATCAAAATCCGTTGTATAATTCGCATTTAACAGCCTCCGAAGTAAACACAAAATATTACAATGTTTCAAAGTTAAATTTATTGAATAGAACAGAAAATGATACCCTGTTTTTCAAATCAGAGTTTAAAGGAGGAGCCAATAATAACGAAGATTTTAACCTAGATTTCTATTACACCATCAATAAAGAGAAAAAATCAGTGCTCGGTTTTGAAGAATCTACTTTTGTGTTTAAAAATACTGCTTGGAAAATAAATCCTGATGAAAAAAATTCAGATAAAATTACGTTCGATTTAAAGAATGATGAATTTTCATTTAGTCAATTTAAAATTGTTTCAGGAGAGCAAAAAATTGAATTTACAGGAAGTTTAAGAGGGTCTAATGAGATATTTCTTTTGGCAGATTTCAATAAAGTCAATCTAGAGAGTTTTTTACCCAAAATCGATAGTTTATCCCTCAAAGGAAAAGTAACAGGACATTTAGATTTTATAAAAAAAGACAATGTATATAATCCTGAAGCCATTTTGGTAATCAAAGATTTTGAAATTAATAAGTTCAAACAAGGTGAATTGGCAATCAATATCAAAGGTGATAATTCGTACCAAAAGTATAGTGTTGATATGTCTATCAATAACGAAAAAGCACGAAGTATTGCAGCAATTGGTAGCATTGATTTTTCTGATAAAAAACCACTCATTGACTTAGAAGTTTTTTTAGAAGATTATACTTTAGAAGCATTTAGTCCTTTGGGCCAAGATGTAATTTCTTCGTTAAGAGGTAACGTTTCAGGTAATTTTACCTTGATTGGTTTTCTTGGAAATCCAGAAATGGAAGGGTATTTACGACTTAAAAATGCGGGTTTAAAATTTCCATATTTAAATGTTGATTATGATTTTGAAGGCGAATCAACCATTTCTCTATTAGAACAATCTTTTATTTTAGAAGATTTAAAAATTTTTGATACCAAACACAAAACACGAGGAATTTTAAGTGGAAATATTTCTCATAGAAATTTTGAACAATGGTTTTTAGATTTAAAAATCGATACTAAAAACTTATTGGTTTTAGATACAGAAAACACAGAAGATGCGCTTTTTTACGGAACAGCATTTATGGATGGCTCAGCCACAATTTCGGGTTTAACAGATCAATTATCTATTGAAATTAATGGCAAAACAAACCCCAAAACTGTTTTTGTTGTGCCTTTGAAAGATATAGAAACGGTTGATAGTTTTGGATTGATTCACTTTAAATCTGATGCTTTAAAAATTGAACAAAGACAAAGAGAGGCCGCAGAAGAAGCCATTAAAGGGTTGACTTTAAATATAGATATTGAAGTTACAAAAGATGCTGAAGCACAAGTGGTTATTGATGAAGTTTATGGTAGTAAATTAACAGGAAGAGGTTCTGGAGATTTACAAATTCGCATCAATACACGTGGAATGTTCAATATGTTTGGCGATTTTACAATTGATAGTGGAGTGTATGATTTTAAATATGGAGGCATTATCAACAAACCTTTTATAATTCAAAAAGGCGGGACAGTCTCTTGGAATGGAAATCCGTATGAAGCCAATTTAGATGTTACTGCAATTTATAAAGCCAAAGCAAATCCGGGAGTTTTATTAGAAAATTACAACTCAACTAGAAAAGAAAATATTGATTTGGTAACCCGAATTTCAGGAGGTTTGTTTAGTTCTAAACAAGAGTTAGATATCAAACTTACCAATGTTGATCCTACAATTGCCAATGAGTTAGAGTTTATTTTAAACGATAATAACATCAACGAAAAAACAACGCAATTCATCTCTTTACTCGCTTTCGGAACATTTAGAAACCCAGATCGTGTTTCTTTTGATATCAATAATAGCATCACAGGAACTGCCTCAAGTGCAATTGCAGCAGCCTTTTCGAGTCTCTTAAATAGTCCAGATAGTAAATTTCAGCTTGGTTTTGATTATCAACAAGGAAATAACAATATCAATAACTTAATCATTAATGATCAAGTGGATGTTTCTTTTAGCACCCAATTAAGTGATAGAGTAATTATCAATGGTGAACTCGGAGTTCCTGTTGGTTCACAAACACAAGCAAGTGTTATTGGTGAGGTAAAAGTGGAATTTTTACTCAATAAAGAAGGCAATTTTAGAGGAGTTATTTTTAATAGACAAAATGAAATTCAATACACCACTGAAGAAATCGGATATACTCAAGGAATTGGTTTGACATATCAAGTAAACTTTAACAACTTTTCGGAATTATTAACCAGAATTCGAAGAAAAATAAAACTTAAAAAAGAACCCAGTAAGACTGAAACTGTTAAAAAAGAAGCCGAAAAAGAAAACAATTCTGGAGACTAA
- the pfkA gene encoding 6-phosphofructokinase translates to MMEKIKKIGVMTSGGDSPGMNAAIRAVVRTCSYHEIECIGIYHGYQGMISGDFIDLNARSVKGIINKGGTFLKSARSKEFMTKEGRQKAYNNLKAANIDALVTIGGDGTFTGAIVFNKEFGFPVIGIPGTIDNDIAGTSHTLGYDTALNTVVDAIDKIRDTASSHDRLFFIEVMGRDAGHIALNAGVGAGAEEILIPEENLGLERLLESLNRSKQSGKASSIVIVAEGDKSGKNVFELKDYVEKNMPEYDVRVSVLGHLQRGGSPSCFDRVLASRMGVKAVETLLDGKSNYMVGLLNDQITLTPLEQAIKGQSKIDKELIRVSDIMSV, encoded by the coding sequence ATTATGGAGAAAATAAAAAAAATTGGCGTCATGACATCTGGAGGAGATTCCCCAGGGATGAACGCCGCTATAAGAGCTGTAGTAAGAACGTGTTCGTATCACGAAATTGAATGTATCGGAATTTATCACGGATATCAAGGTATGATTTCTGGTGATTTTATCGATTTAAATGCACGAAGCGTAAAAGGAATCATCAACAAAGGGGGAACTTTTTTGAAATCTGCAAGGTCAAAAGAGTTCATGACCAAAGAAGGAAGACAAAAAGCCTACAATAATTTGAAAGCTGCCAATATTGATGCTTTGGTTACCATTGGTGGAGACGGAACTTTTACTGGTGCTATTGTTTTTAACAAAGAATTTGGCTTTCCTGTAATCGGAATTCCAGGTACTATTGATAATGACATTGCAGGTACTTCTCATACTTTAGGATATGATACTGCTTTAAACACAGTTGTTGATGCAATAGATAAAATTAGAGATACTGCAAGTTCTCATGACCGTTTGTTTTTTATAGAAGTAATGGGTAGAGATGCAGGTCATATTGCCTTAAATGCTGGCGTTGGTGCAGGTGCTGAAGAAATTTTAATTCCCGAAGAAAACTTAGGTTTAGAGCGTTTGCTAGAGTCTTTAAATAGAAGTAAACAATCAGGAAAAGCATCTAGTATTGTTATTGTGGCTGAAGGAGATAAATCTGGAAAAAATGTTTTTGAGTTGAAAGACTACGTTGAAAAAAACATGCCAGAATACGACGTTCGTGTTTCCGTTTTAGGACATTTACAAAGAGGAGGAAGTCCTTCATGTTTTGACAGAGTTTTAGCAAGTAGAATGGGAGTAAAAGCAGTTGAAACTTTGTTAGATGGAAAATCCAATTATATGGTAGGTTTGCTTAACGATCAAATTACGCTAACTCCATTAGAGCAAGCAATCAAAGGACAATCAAAAATAGATAAAGAATTAATAAGAGTGTCAGACATCATGTCTGTATAA
- the gap gene encoding type I glyceraldehyde-3-phosphate dehydrogenase: protein MIKIGINGFGRIGRLAFRSSVLRKNVQVVAINDLLEVDYLAYMLKYDSVHGEFKGDVSVKDGKLVVNGNEIRITAERDPANLKWGEVGADYVIESTGFFLTEDTAMKHIEAGAKRVVLSAPSKDHTPMFVMGVNHTELTSDIKIFSNASCTTNCLAPISKVLHDNFGIVEGLMTTVHATTATQKTVDGPSSKDWRGGRAALHNIIPSSTGAAKAVGKVIPALNGKLTGMAFRVPTMDVSVVDLTVRLEKPATYAQICAAMKAASENEMKGILGYTEEALVSQDFVGDTRTSIFDAEAGIALNDNFVKVVSWYDNEMGYSTKIVDLIEYAASVS, encoded by the coding sequence ATGATTAAAATAGGAATTAATGGATTTGGAAGAATAGGAAGACTAGCTTTTAGATCATCAGTATTAAGAAAAAATGTACAAGTAGTAGCGATCAATGATTTACTTGAAGTAGATTATTTAGCATACATGTTAAAATATGATTCTGTTCACGGAGAATTCAAAGGAGATGTTTCTGTAAAAGATGGAAAATTAGTTGTTAACGGAAATGAAATCAGAATTACTGCTGAAAGAGACCCTGCAAACTTGAAATGGGGAGAAGTTGGTGCTGATTATGTAATCGAATCTACAGGATTTTTCTTAACAGAAGACACTGCAATGAAGCACATTGAAGCTGGCGCAAAAAGAGTTGTTTTATCTGCTCCATCTAAAGACCATACTCCAATGTTTGTAATGGGTGTAAACCACACTGAGTTAACTTCGGATATTAAAATATTTTCAAACGCTTCTTGTACCACAAACTGTTTGGCGCCAATTTCAAAAGTGTTGCATGACAATTTCGGAATCGTAGAAGGTTTAATGACGACTGTTCATGCTACAACTGCTACTCAAAAAACGGTTGATGGTCCTTCATCAAAAGATTGGAGAGGTGGAAGAGCTGCATTGCACAACATCATTCCGTCTTCAACAGGAGCTGCAAAAGCAGTAGGTAAGGTAATTCCAGCCTTGAATGGAAAATTAACAGGAATGGCTTTCAGAGTTCCAACAATGGATGTTTCTGTAGTTGATTTAACTGTTAGATTAGAAAAACCTGCAACATATGCTCAAATTTGTGCAGCAATGAAAGCAGCTTCAGAAAATGAAATGAAAGGAATCTTAGGGTATACTGAAGAAGCATTGGTTTCTCAAGATTTTGTTGGGGATACTAGAACATCAATTTTTGATGCAGAAGCAGGTATTGCTTTAAATGACAACTTTGTAAAAGTAGTTTCTTGGTATGATAACGAAATGGGATATTCAACAAAAATCGTTGATTTAATTGAATATGCTGCTTCAGTTTCTTAA
- a CDS encoding RidA family protein — MKKIIKTDKAPAPIGPYNQAILSGNTLYTSGQIAINPATGELVLDNISDETKQVMENLKAVLAAAEMTFENVVKTSIFISDMHNFGAINAVYATYFDEETAPARETVEVANLPKFVNVEISMIAVK, encoded by the coding sequence ATGAAAAAAATCATCAAAACGGATAAGGCTCCTGCTCCAATAGGACCTTATAATCAAGCCATTTTAAGCGGCAATACCTTATATACTTCAGGACAAATTGCTATCAATCCTGCAACTGGAGAATTGGTTTTAGATAATATTTCTGATGAAACCAAACAAGTGATGGAAAACCTAAAAGCTGTTTTAGCTGCTGCAGAAATGACTTTTGAAAACGTGGTAAAAACATCGATTTTTATCTCTGATATGCATAATTTTGGGGCAATTAACGCTGTTTATGCAACTTATTTTGATGAAGAAACTGCACCTGCAAGAGAAACTGTAGAAGTAGCAAATCTTCCAAAATTTGTGAATGTTGAAATCAGTATGATTGCTGTAAAATAG